A region of Neovison vison isolate M4711 chromosome 7, ASM_NN_V1, whole genome shotgun sequence DNA encodes the following proteins:
- the LOC122913385 gene encoding zinc finger and SCAN domain-containing protein 4-like, protein MGVEGIDSFLCEPSMDDPGSKHFTPRQGPAFQKAEDISEFQDAQHNLFQNGNGSHAKQELQRLYKSFYSWLQPEKHSKDEIIFQVVLEQFMINRHWSDRSTLKRKWESSGRNLEKFMEDLTDSSVKLPNLVRVHMQGQEALFTENMALKEVIVHLTKQLLIGSPAGTSMRTPSWTPQDTSLETGQGEKAKENGDNIYPINDSITSQSSEIPSLLIIREEDSVSLKSPLSSRRAALGTSGSQEGALEGPFYQDVLTEGGPGFLSQPVKVTPEAVPTHQRTEGKSPRGGQQGGCRETQKSYRCEKCPRFFRYLSQLQAHQRRHKNERTFTCAECDKGFFQASDLHVHQKIHAGEKPFTCSMCEKSFSHKTNLLAHERIHTGEKPYECSLCHRSYRQSSTYHRHLKTHQKRASRGLPSTPGASSGAAPVE, encoded by the exons AATAGATTCATTTCTGTGTGAACCATCTATGGATGACCCTGGATCAAAACACTTTACACCCCGCCAAGGACCTGCTTTCCAAAAGGCAGAGGACATTTCTGAGTTCCAGGATGCTCAGCACAACTTATTTCAAAATGGTAATGGCTCCCATGCAAAGCAGGAACTGCAAAGACTCTATAAATCATTTTACTCATGGCTGCAGCCAGAAAAACACAGCAAGGATGAAATCATTTTTCAAGTGGTCCTAGAACAGTTCATGATCAACAGGCACTGGAGTGATCGGTCTACATTGAAAAGGAAATGGGAATCCAGTGGCAGAAACCTGGAGAAATTCATGGAAGATCTGACTGATAGTTCTGTGAAGCTACCTAACCTA GTCCGTGTCCACATGCAGGGACAGGAAGCCCTCTTTACTGAGAATATGGCTTTAAAAGAAGTCATTGTCCATCTAACAAAACAGCTGTTAATAGGATCCCCAGCAGGGACGTCCATGAGGACACCTTCCTGGACTCCCCAAGATACTTCCCTGGAAACAGGACAAG GAGAGAAAGCTAAAGAAAATGGCGACAACATTTATCCCATAAATGACAGTATTACCAGTCAAAGCAGTGAAATACCTTCCCTTCTCATTATCCGGGAAGAGGACAGTGTTTCTTTGAAGAGTCCGCTTAGCTCCAGAAGAGCAGCTCTAGGCACATCCGGGTCCCAGGAAGGGGCCCTGGAAGGACCCTTCTATCAAGATGTCCTTACAGAGGGGGGACCAGGGTTTCTCTCTCAGCCAGTCAAGGTCACCCCTGAGGCTGTTCCTACACACCAGAGAACAGAGGGGAAATCCCCACGTGGAGGACAGCAAGGAGGATGCCGTGAAACCCAAAAGTCATACAGATGTGAAAAGTGTCCTAGGTTCTTCAGGTATCTCTCTCAGCTACAAGCCCATCAGAGAAGACATAAGAACGAGAGGACATTTACTTGTGCTGAGTGTGACAAAGGCTTCTTCCAAGCGTCAGACCTACACGTGCATCAGAAGATTCATGCAGGAGAGAAGCCTTTCACGTGCAGCATGTGTGAAAAATCCTTCAGCCACAAAACCAACCTTCTGGCCCATGagagaattcacacaggagagaagcccTACGAGTGCTCCCTCTGCCACAGAAGCTACCGCCAGTCATCGACCTACCACCGCCATCTGAAGACTCACCAAAAGAGGGCCTCCAGAGGGCTTCCTTCCACACCAGGAGCTTCCTCAGGGGCAGCCCCAGTGGAATGA